From the Thermodesulfobacteriota bacterium genome, the window ACAAAAACTGTGATTGATTTCATACAAGACAGACCAGAGGTAGATATGGGCAGGCTTGCACTTATGGGTATTAGCTTTGGCGGATATTTTGTTACCAGGGCAGCTTCTCATGAACCAAGAATTAAGGCACTTATTCCAAACTCGCCAATTTTAAACCTGCATGACTATTTAGCTGCATTTTGCGGATATGATCCGGCTACTGCTCCAGATGATATGAACTTTACTCTTGAAGATTTGCCTAATATCCCTGATGAAGAATTCTCAGCGGAGCTAAAATCCAGATCCGAGAATCTTATCATCCGCTTTGGACAGCAATCATTTAAAGACACCTATGTTTATTTGAATGAATTTGTAGTAGGAAATGCAATATCTAATATAAAGTGTCCTTCATTAGCATTAGTCGGCTCTGGTGAGGGTGAGGAACCAATGAAGCAGTATAATGAATTTATACAATGTGTTTCAGGACCTGTAACCAAACACACTTTTACTGATCTCGAGGGAGCTGATTCTCATTGTCAGATCGCAAACCCCTCATACTCAGCAGCAGTAGCGCTTGATTGGCTTGATGATATTTTCGATTAAATTGTAAGATTTCCTAAATCACTTAAGGTAGACTCTATAATATGAAAATAAACTATAAAGCCACTACATTAGCATTAATATTCTCATTGCTAGTACCATTTTATGCTTATTCACAAAGAAATGTGGAAATAATTGAACTTGGCAGATGGAATGAAAACAGACTTTCTCAAATGGTTAGTCAAAAGCCTGATACCACTCAGTCACAAGTGGATTATATATCAGGGCGGTTTCTAGGGACGCCATATAAGGCTTCTACCTTAACTGGGGATATAAATACCCCAGAAATCTTTACAATTAACCTAAGAGGCATGGATTGCTTTACATATCTAGACTACGTAGAAGCTCTTCGATTATCTAACAATTATGATGAATTTACTCCTAATGTGAAAGATATAAGGTATAGAGACGGCAAAGTTTCATTTCAAAACAGAAATCACTTTTTCTCAGACTGGCCCATAGAAAACAAGGAAAATATTATTGATGTCACATACCAAGTTGCAGGGGGAAGTGCTGTTGGGGTAGAGAAGAGTCTTAACCTAAAAGAAGACGGCTCAACTTTTCTTCCTGGAATTGCAATTTCAAAGCGTGAGCTTTATTACATACCATCTTCTAAAGTAGATGAGCAAGTTATCGCAAAGCTCAGAACCGGGGATTATGTTGGTATGTATACCGACATAGATGGCCTTGATGTCACCCATACAGGGATAATTATTAAAAAAGACGACGGAATCTATCTTCGCCATGCATCATCTAAAAAGAGCAGCCATAAAGTAGTTGATGAAGACTTTGTAGAATATATAGAAAATGTACCTGGAATAATCGTATACAGACCCAAATAATGACTCAGAATACTAAACCTGAAGAGTTGGTCCTTGAGGCCACAGATCATTACTATAAAGGCGATTTTCAGCTAGCAATTAAGTCACTGGACAAAGCAATAGAATTAAATCCAGGATATGCCCAGGCCTGGTACAACAAGGCAATTACATATTCGGTTATGGGACATGTGCAGGACGAAATTGACTGCTATGATAAGGCAATTGAAATAAACCCCGAGTACGCAGAGGCATGGAGCAATAAGTCTTCAGCCCTTGGAAGAGCCGGAAGGCTTGAAGAAGCGCTCGAGTGCGCAGAGCAAGCGACTCAGATTAAACCTTTGTTTGCGGTGGCTTGGTGTAATATGGGGGCATCATTAAGTGGTCTGGGAAAAGACTTAGAAGCAGTGGCGGCTTATGACAAAGCACTTGAGATAGAGAAAAACTATCTTGAGGCATGGTTTAACAAAGCAGTTTCTCTTCATAATCTAAAAAAGCCTAAAGGAGCTC encodes:
- a CDS encoding tetratricopeptide repeat protein yields the protein MTQNTKPEELVLEATDHYYKGDFQLAIKSLDKAIELNPGYAQAWYNKAITYSVMGHVQDEIDCYDKAIEINPEYAEAWSNKSSALGRAGRLEEALECAEQATQIKPLFAVAWCNMGASLSGLGKDLEAVAAYDKALEIEKNYLEAWFNKAVSLHNLKKPKGALKAYDRAIELNPNYAEAYYNRAGLNAELEELENAKSDLIRAIELEGSYRDQALNDELL
- a CDS encoding N-acetylmuramoyl-L-alanine amidase-like domain-containing protein codes for the protein MKINYKATTLALIFSLLVPFYAYSQRNVEIIELGRWNENRLSQMVSQKPDTTQSQVDYISGRFLGTPYKASTLTGDINTPEIFTINLRGMDCFTYLDYVEALRLSNNYDEFTPNVKDIRYRDGKVSFQNRNHFFSDWPIENKENIIDVTYQVAGGSAVGVEKSLNLKEDGSTFLPGIAISKRELYYIPSSKVDEQVIAKLRTGDYVGMYTDIDGLDVTHTGIIIKKDDGIYLRHASSKKSSHKVVDEDFVEYIENVPGIIVYRPK
- a CDS encoding CocE/NonD family hydrolase, encoding TKTVIDFIQDRPEVDMGRLALMGISFGGYFVTRAASHEPRIKALIPNSPILNLHDYLAAFCGYDPATAPDDMNFTLEDLPNIPDEEFSAELKSRSENLIIRFGQQSFKDTYVYLNEFVVGNAISNIKCPSLALVGSGEGEEPMKQYNEFIQCVSGPVTKHTFTDLEGADSHCQIANPSYSAAVALDWLDDIFD